TTAAAATTAAAACGAAAACGTAGAAAAGAATTAAAAGTAAAAGAGGGAAAAACGAAGAAAGAACGGATTATTAATCTTACTTCTATTTTTGACGAAATATATCAATACGCCCAAACAGTAGAAAATACCTGGTTATTCCCTTCACGTAAAGGAAATCAACCCATTAGTAAAATCCAAGCCTATCGACAATTGCAAAAAGCCGGTGATTTTGCCGATGTAGAATCTATCGGAACTCACACAATGCGCAAAACATTCGGCTATTGGTTCTATAAACAAACAAAAGATGTCGCTATGTTGCAAGACATACTCAATCACAGTACACCACAAATTACACTCAAATATATTGGTATCAATAAAGAAGAAAAAGATAATATCTTAGATACATTTCAAATTTAAAAAATAAACCACTACCTATTCATATGTAGTGGATAAAATACATGGAATATATATAAAGTAAGGAATTCATTCATACCTATAATAACAAATAACATAATCGTAAAAAGGGAATGCTTGTATACTAATCTATACTGCATTCCCTTATTGTAATTGTATGTCCACTATATTTCTATTCTTCCTTTTCTAAAATTAATAAACTGACACCAAATTTCTTGGTTTTCACCCCTTTCTGTATTCACTCCATTGTAATGTAAACTCCGCATTAAATGTCCAATCTATTAGCTGTCCCCCCCTCTGTAAACCATAATAACTTTTACAATAATTATCCCAACTGTCATAAAAACAATAATTAAATTTTTACAAAAGAAAACAACTTGGATAAAAACAGGTTGTTTTCTTTTGTAGGGTACAACAAAGAAAGAGTGGAGGATTCAATACACAAACATGTCAATCAAATGGAGTAAATCGACCGATAAGACTAAACATTCTGAAAATTTAATCGCTAAGGGTTTTTGTTTACTCTTTCCTTGTTATTATGAGTTTAGCATTAAAAATAAAATAAATCAACAAAAAAATACAAAATTCTGATAAATTCGACATTTTTTCGAAAGAAAATTGCCTTACCCTCACTTAACTGTAATAAAATAAAAAAAGGAATCAACTCATAAAATAATGAATCAGTTCCTTTTTTATAATGTATGTAGAGTTTCATAATAGTAAAAAACAATATAATATTTCTTTCTATCCTGTCCATAGTATTAGCCCCACCTACGCTAAATACCCTGATAGCCACTCGTGCTATCCAACCCATTATCACTATAACAGAAAGCGCTTTCATTGTAAAGAATTCCCTAATTATTTGGGGTTGATTGTCATTTCATTACCATCAGACTATAACCTAAATAAAAACAAAAAACTTTTTTCTAATAAAACCCATACAAATGATCCATATATTGAGTACACTTCCAATACATGAATCATTTGTATGGGTTTTATTAAGAATAACTCTGAAAAAATTATATTACATAAATGCTTTTAATAAAGTTGCTACTAAAGGAAGTACTCCACCTAAGAAGGTTAAAACTGTTGTTGCAATTGCCATAATGATCACTCCTTATATTTTTCTGAATATTTAATTATTTATATTGTATTTTGAAATAACAAAATTAGCAACTCTTTTTAATATGCAATATTGCATCAAAACAACACATAAATTTATTTAATAATATATTATGTTTTTTACTTTTTATTTTCCTTATTCATCTGTTTAACAAAAAATAATTTAATACTTAAGAACAAAACTCAAAAGAAAAAGAATCCCTTATTTCTTTTGGGATTCTTTTAGGATTCTTTTTCTTTTTTAAACATTGCTCACACAAATGATCTGCACATCAATTCTTCTTTGATATACAGATCATTTGTATGATAATTTTTATAAATAATTGCGGAATAATGAACTTACATTACTGCTTTTAAAAGCTCTTGTACGAATGGAATGATTCCACCTATAAATTTTAAAACTGCCATTGCAATTGTCATATTGTTTCCTCCTTTATTATTATATTAAGATTTTTTGAATCTCTGTACCTTTATTATAGTAAGCGCTTACAAAAATAGCAATACCTTTTTGAAATATAATATTTCATATCATAAAACCCAATGTTTTACGTAAATAAAAGTATACTTAAAAAACAACATTTTAATAGCAAGGGAATGCTTGTATGCTGATCTGTACTGCATTCCCTTATTCTATGTATGCTATATTCTTATTCGCCTTTTTCTAACATTAGAACCACGAATCTTGGCGAAGACATTGGTCTTTGCCCTGTCCTAGGGTCCGTCCTCGCTTTTTATTCCACGGTTCCCTTGACCACGAGCCTCCGAACCCTCAAACTCCCAAAGCCAACCCCAGCGGGCAAAAACCGCCCTTCTGGGGCCACCTCTGGCGAGTTTGCATGAGGGTTCCCCTCATCGTCAAGGAACTTTCGCGGCATAAACGCCAGGACTCAGCGATTCCACATGCGCGGCAACCACGATTCCTTCTAAATGCATTTTTTATTCAATTCAATAATTATTGCTAACAATAAATAAAAAGCTAATTTTCTATGAAAATTAGCTTTTTAACTTTAATATTCACATAAAATTATACCTATAATTTCACTTACCATATTTTAAAACTTCTTAATAAAAAAACAGAACATTAAAGTGTATTATATTTTTTCACTTGTAATGGAATAGTTATAACATATAAATCTACAGCATAATAAGTAATCCAAATCCCTTTACCTTCAGCATCAAATCTTGATTGAAAAAACTGTTCTGAAATTTTTCTTTTCCCCCATTTTTTAGGAAACCATTGAAATACTTTGGGAACATTATATTTTTTATTAGACAACATCTTTAATCTCCATAGAATTAGAATAACTGTAATAAGGATAATAAAATTAATAAAATCAAAATACGAAGCTTTTAAAAACATATATCCTCTACCTTTTCATTAGAAATGCAACAACTTATCCTCTTAAAATAGCCTTTTTCACAATAAAATACATTATAGAAAATAGTAAACAGGTACCTACTATCCCAAAAGTCGCAATTGAAATTTTACCTGCTAACGTTTCATTCGGATCAAATGCATTAGGTAAAATTGTACCGAAAATTGCAATACACGCTAATATAATCATAAGATATTTAAATTTTTTCACCTTTTTATTCATACTAATTATCTCCCTAAATCTTTAATAATAAATTCTTTACCCAATCTCAAAAAATCATTTTCCAAATAATTTCGCAAAAAAACCTTTTGGTTTTGTAGCTGCCGTTAATAATTTTGTTTCTTGTACTTCTCTAATTGTTTCAAGGAACTTCTGATCACGTTTCTCTAACTTATTATCAATATAATCTTGTTGTTTTTGAAGTTGTTCAATTAACAATTTATTAAATTCCTCTTGTTTCTCACTATATTCTCTAAGTTTACTAACTTCATTTTTTAATGATTTTAATTCTTCAGCTAAAATTTCTCCAACTTCTTTACTAGGTACAGGCTTTATACTTTCCCCACCTGTAGCAAAATAATGTTCAATTTGTTTTATTGAGTAATTCTGTTCTCTGTGTAATTGTTTAACCATCTTCATTTGCTCAAGAGCTTTCTCATTAAAAACATTATAGCCTGATTCATTTTTCTCTAAAGGAATATACGTCCTTAATTCTTTCATCCAATTTCTTATAACATTTGGCGATTCATCTAAACACAATGCAACTTCTTTAACAGTCATCGCTATATAACCTGGTTTTTCTTTACCTAGGTTTTCACTTTTATCCATCTTTTTACCCACCTTTAAAACCTAGATAAAAACCTAAGTTTTTTAAATATCAAGGGTTATTTTCAAAAAAATCAACCTTGATACCTAGGTATAAAACCTAGGTTTTTACTAATTCATTTTACTAAGGTTTATATCCTTCTGTCATATAAAAATAACGGAGTCCTTCACATCTCTAAGTCATATTTCATTTTCTTCTTAACAAATCATTATTTAATCCATATAGCGAAGACCATGGCCGCGCCACAATTTTTTTCTAATAACCTTGCAATAAACCACAATTAAAATCATATTTTTGTTTTTTTAACATAATAAAACTCTATCAAAAGGCAAGTCATTTTATAAAATTGGAAATTCTGAATCAAAAAAAAGAGAAGAGCATAAGGGGTTTTTGGGCCCAACTAGGGGTTGGGGCTAGGCAGAGCCTAGCTTAAACGTGGGTACACGAAAATTTCCAGGATGTGCACTCACGGTCGACTCAAAATTTTCCAATTACACGTATTTTTCGTTAAAAGTAGAGTCGAGGTGTACACAAGGTACTCTTCATAGCATCAAATGTGTACCTGCTGTAGACAATACATTTTAAATAAATTGCAATCAAACATTACTTCAAAATACTAAAAGAGATCAGTCTAAATTGAGTAATTAATTTGTAAGGGGATTGTGTATAAAAAATTAGCTATATAAAAAGTCACAAGAGCACTAAACTCTTGTGGCTTCACTTTTACTATTCATGTTAAAAATCTAAATCTTTTTCATTACCATCATAATCTACTAGTAATGATCCTTCGTCTAAGGTATCCATTAACCATTCCACCAAACCACTCCATGATCTAGAAACGCTGTTAGTCTCCCTATCCCACTGTATTACTGTTGCATCGTATCCATTGCTTGATTCTAAGTCTATACAAATAGTGTCACCATAGTTTAAATCTGCAATGATTAAATACATGTCTGGCATTCCTGTCGGTCTTCGTTCTTTTTTAAACGAATCATTTAGATAGGAGCCACCACGCTGTTTTGGGCCCCAAGCAGCTATATAAATTTCTGATAGGACCGTTCCAGGTATAAATAATTCTCCACCATTATACACTTGAAGAAAATCTTTATATATATCAGGAATTTGGATGTTAAGTTCATTTTGAAGGATTGTTATATCTTCTAAACTAATTCCATCATTTAAGGTATGAATACCATCTACATATTTATTAACTTCCTCAAAAAATGGTTGTAAATGATTATTTTTTGAATAATATTTTCTTAGCATAAAACCATCTCCCTCTATTCATGTTTCCACGGTGAGCGTCAAAATGTTCATTTACATCCATATTCCTTCCCTTTAAAAATTGAATCTTAGCTGGCGAGCCAGCTAAGTCAGGATATTCGGTAGCAGATTTCATATGCTGTCCCTCGTAGCCTTTCACTCTTCCAATTTTTTTAACCAATTCTTTCTCTTGTCTCCATGCGTGGCGAACAACTTTCTGATGAAGAGCTGAAAACTGTTTATTTGTTAGTCATTTTCCGTTTACATATAAAACTATAATTTAGAGACAGACAACAATAAAACATAGGATGTTATTCAAACGCTCCAAAATCCTTTTTAAAGAATATAAATCTAAAACAATACTATTTGTCGTAAAAACAAAAATACCCGCTTAAAAAGCAACATAAACGGTTTTAAATGAAGGTTTTCGTTTGCTTTTGGGGTTGAGGCTGGTTCGTCGTGTGGGGGCGAAACCCCACATATAACGTATTCTATTAATTTGGTAAGTGAAATTTTAAATCGAATCACTAGCGGTTCGGCTCGTATAATAGCAAATTCAAGCCGATGATCCCTAATAGTTGCTTTTGGATGTATCGGCTTGGTGCCGCCAAAACTCGAGCCGAAAAAAGTTTTGCAAGGATGTAATAAAGCGAAAAGGGTGGAGATTTTCTGTAGCAAAGCGGAGGAAAATACGACCCGTTCCTTGCGGAACTTTTAGCCTTAATAATATATAGAGTGAGAAGGACAAGCATTTAAAAGTTTTAAAAAACCAGTAATACCAAGGGTTTCAAGATTTTTCGTACGTATCAGATTTGATACACTTTCGTATCAGATTTGATACGTACGAAAAATAAAGAATCAAAAAAAAAAGAACTAGTCAATAGTTCTTTTTAAAATAATCTATTAGGTAAATTCTTAAGTGTTTTATTATTCATAGCTTTTCTAAACATAGTTACTAAGGCTCCTTGAACATCATCACGATTTCCAGCATAAATAATATTGGGATTAACATAAATTGCATAAGCTTTTACATTATTACCTTCAACACCAGATTCAGCTTTAGCTAATATACCTTTTTTAACAAGGCTATTAATAACCCTACTAACTTTTGTTCTACTTGTCCCTAATACTTCTCCTATTTGAGTAATATTTAATGGAGACGCATATTTTTTAGTAATATCATCTACAATCGCATTTGAATGAAGTCCTATGTAAGCCTGTATATCCAGCAAAAAGATTTTTTCCTCTCCAGTCATATAATCTTTTTGTCTTAAATACTCCCAATTCAACTGTAATAACTGAACAAATTTAGCTTTATTTTTTACTTTCTTTTCAGGAACTAATTTCATTCCTCTTGAGCCAGCTTTTGCTTGAAGTTTATTTGCTAATTGCATCTCTTCTTCTGACAAGATCTTCGAATCCTCGATATCTCTCAATCTTGCATTTTTTTCAGCTTGTTTTAAATTGATAGTATTTGTCATAACTTTTCTCCTCATTCCTAGTATTTACAACTAGTACGGAGACTCTTTTTATGCTATTATGTAATTAGAATTTTATAAGAATAAAAAAGCCTCTTATGTATAGTTGTAGCGTCGCAACTCAATTATATCATGATTGGCTTTTTTTGTTATAACTAATAGAAAAAGAGTCCTAAATAATAGGGACTCTTTTTTACTTTCATTTTCATTATAAAAAATGAAAGATGGCTTAACATCAACCATCTTTCATGGCCCAGTACCAGCGTTCTTATAAACCAAGAGCAAAATAACAACTAAGTGTAGAATTCTAAAAGAGGAAGAGAGAGGGCAAGCTACGGGAGTGGGCGCCCACTCCCCAAAAACTACGTTTTTGACTTAGCAGGAGATTCCTACAACCTTTACCGCTTTTTCGGTCTCAAAATTTCATTTTCTCATCCTAAAACGGTTGTCGCTTCGCTCGATTTTCTATCTTTATAAAAGTAAACTTTTGAATATTTGTTTACATAAAATAAAAAGAAGATCAAACTAGAAAAACAATCTAGTTCGGTCTTCTTTTTATTTTAAATTCATTAATAATTGCTTTTTTCACATCACTATAAAATACCATTATCAGCATTCCCAGTATAGTTAAAAATAAGGAAATTCCTTCAATACCAATAAATATCCCTATAAATATAAGAGCAATACCTATAAAAAAGCTAAAATCATTTTCATCATCATCGTCCTCACATTCATCTTTATCTTTTTTATCTAACTCCCCTCTAACATCCTCTGATCCCTTTATTAACTCATCAATTGTTACTTCATACAATTCACTAAGTAAAATCAAATTATCAATATCAGGATAACTTTTATTGCTCTCCCATTTATAAACAGCTTGTCTAGTCACTCCAACCTTGCGAGCTACATCTTCTTGTGAAAAGTTTTTTGATTCACGAAACTTTTTCAATTGCGAACCTAAATTCATATTATTCACCTCTAAGAAATTATTACATATAAAACCATAATCAATAAAGAAACCATTAGTCTAATAGATGTAAACTAATGGTTCACATATTTAAATTCTTGCTAAATCACTTAAATCTATATTCAACTAAAACAATATTATCAGAAACTAAAAAAGAATCCTAAAAACATAGGATTCCTTAATGCAAAAATGTGATATTTCATTAACCCGTCAATATGTAATATTACATATAAATATATATTGATATAAATGTAAGTGCTTACTACAATAAAAGCATAAAGATTAATCACATCTTAGTACCAACAAAAGAGGAGGAAATAATATGGCAATCGCAATGGCAGTTTTAAAATTTGTAGGTGGAGTAATTCCATTTGTACAAGAGCTTTTAAAAGCATTTATGTAAGTTGTTTATTCCGCAATTATTTATAAAAATTATCATACAAATGATCTGTATATCAAAGANNNNNNNNNNNNNNNNNNNNNNNNNNNNNNNNNNNNNNNNNNNNNNNNNNNNNNNNNNNNNNNNNNNNNNNNNNNNNNNNNNNNNNNNNNNNNNNNNNNNAATGACAAAACAGCCATTTGCTAGTAGTTTGTTATTTTTTATATTAGAACATATGGACAACCGTAATGCTTTAGCTTGTTCATATTCAGTTTTTGAAGATTATTTCGCAAAATCAAGAATGACGATTTACAGAGCAATTAAAATCCTTGAAGAAAATGGTTTTATTGATGTATTAAAAATGGGCACATCAAATGTTTATGTAGTTAATGAAAATCTTGCATGGACAGATAAAAACACAAGTAAAAAATTCGCAAAATATGACGGAAAAATCCTTGTTAGTAAAAAGGAAAATAAAGATTATCAATATAGAAACCAATTCGATAGATTCAAAGCCTTACGCGAAAGAGAAGGGATAAAATAGAACAAAAAAGCGATCCCCCTTACAATAGGTATCGCTTTTTTATCGCCCCCTGTCCATGTCATGTTCTTTCTGTTTACTTTTGCTTTTCATTTCTCTGTTATGCTCACGTTCGAACTGATTGTCTATACCTTTTATATCCAATTCATTTTTGATAAGCCCTCTAAACGCCTCAAATTGCTCTTTAAAGACTTTTTTTGTTTGTTGGTATAAAACCTTTATGTTCGCTTTCAAATCACGTATATGAGCCTTCAAATAGTGTATATCGCCCTTTAATGAACCGATTTCAAGCGTAGCTGACGCCAATTCCTTTTTTAACTGTTCATTTTCCTTCGTTTTTTGATAGACTTCCTCACGAAGATTTTTATTTTCCTGAACTAGATCCGTTGTCTGCAAACGCTCATAATCTTTTTTTACAGTGACAGCTGCACTTACCAAATCTTCCAGATATTTAACTTGTTTTGGTGTATAAACATAATTACCTGTTTCTTTTTCAATGATGTCAGGTTTCCCAATAAATTTAGGTTTCACCTCTGTCTTAATCTCTTTCTTTTTACTCTTTAGATTCATTTTCTTTTCAGGAACTTGCTCACTAACTTTCACAAGTTCATCTTTCTTTTTGGCTATTTTTTCTTCTAGCCATTGAATTTCCCTTTCTAAATCCTTTTTTTCTTTGTACTCATTGACATCTTTATATTCATTTGAACCAACTAGTTTTCGTTCAATGCCACGCTCTTTCAATATTTTTTCTAACAACTTTACTTCTTTTTCTCGCCAATCATCAAAAGGACGAGTTTTATCTAGTGCTGAATCTTGTTGCATAATGGCTCGGTCAAATGATACTTGCTTTTCAAGTCCTCGCTTATATCCACTCGCCACAGGCACAAAATTTAAATGCATATGAGGGCTTGTCTCGTCATTGTGAATGACCGCATTATAAACTTTTAAATTAGGATTTCGTTTCTCAAAATCCTTGAACCACTCTAACAAAATTTCATTTGCTCTTTTATAATCGGCATTGCGAATGAAGTCGTTTAAATCACCCACTTGAATGATCATTTCTTGCTGAAGCGAAGTTTTCTTACTGGACTGAATGTGCTTATAATAATCCTCAATTTTTCTATCAGATCGTTTTTGTTTGGCATTATATTTCTCCAACGCTTCTCCGAACTCTTCTTGATACAATTCCTTTAAATCTTTCTGAACAAGATATTTATTTTCATCAGAACGTGAATAATCAATATGCGAATTTCGCTCTTTTTCCTTCTCGCTTATTGTCCTATTATTGTGTTTGATATTGGTTTTGTTCGTTGCCTTTTTCAAAGAAACTGACATGCTCATGACGAATCAACTCCTTGCTCCCACTATACCAAAAGCTTTGTTACTTTGGCAAAGTAACCTTTTCTGTATTGTGACATTCCGCTCCGCTACACATCACAATGAAAAGGGTCTGCGACGCTTGGCGGCGGTGCCGCGCCATGCCCCGCATGGCAAAGAAAAAGACCTCGGACTTTGTCCGCACCTACAAGGGGAACTCTTCCCCTTGACCCCATCAATCGAACTCCCCAACCCCTCAATCCTTGAGGGGCTCCCTCGCCGGTTGGCAGGGTCAAAAGGGTACCTTTTGACAAACCACCAAAGGGTTGCATAGTTAGTGTGTCAACTCCTTATCCTCCCGTCCCCTTACGGGTTCGGTCCGGTACCGTTGACACACACCATGTAACTACCTCTTTTCATTCACTTTCCTTTTTCTATATTCAAAAAAGGAAAGCAAACCAATAGCTAACACAAAAATACTAATTGGAATATAAAGAGGACAATCCGATTTCACATAACCTCGTGTACAAATGAAGGCTACAACTAAAATTTCAAAACAAAATAGTAATCTAATATTTTTTAATAAATTCATATAAAACTTCCTTTCTTCTTTAATAACAATATACTAAATTTACCAATCTAAAAAGAAATCTCCTTGTTTTTGGGTGTGAGTGCTGGCTGGGGGGGTTGGGGGCTAGCCCCCAGGAATTTAACGTAACTGAATATGGAGTAAGCTTGTTGCTTAGAACGATAGAACTGGCGGTTCGGCGGGTACAATTGCTAGTCCAAGTCGAGCAACCTAAGTCCTTGTTTTTGGTCTGTTCGGCTTGGCGACATACCAACCCCCGCCGAATTTCGGAATGCAATGGAGGAAAGGTGGAGATTTTTTGAGTGGGTTTCTCAAAAAATACTACCTAACCATTGTATGGAGAAAAGCCCTACTAGGAGATATAGAAAGAGACAGGCTAAAAACCTTGATAAATAAGGCTTTTTAAAGAGCAAATGTAACATAGCTTGTGATACATAAATGTAACATAGCTTGTGATACATATTTGTTACAAGATGTAACAAATAATTATTTACATGCCTATTTATTTGTTATACGATGTAACAAAGTTGATACATAAATGTATCATAGCTTGTGATACATAGGAGGGAATAAAAAAATGGTATCAGAGGTGTTGCAATTGGATAATCAAGAAGAAAAAAAGATTACAGTTGAATTAACAAGCGAAGAATTGAACAAAATTCAAAAGTTACTAGAGCTTGAAGAAGAAAAAGAGAAAACAGAAAAGCAAAAAGAAGAAGAAAAAAAGAACTATAACTTTATACAATTGTATCGTGATAACATGCCTGAATTACGTTGGTTNNNNNNNNNNNNNNNNNNNNNNNNNNNNNNNNNNNNNNNNNNNNNNNNNNNNNNNNNNNNNNNNNNNNNNNNNNNNNNNNNNNNNNNNNNNNNNNNNNNNAAATGTCGCTTTGGTGTTTGAAAATAAGGTTCTCACATACAAGGAACTCAACGGAATGGCTAACCAGATTGCACGTAGCTTGGTAAAGCAGGGAGTAAAGAGAGGCCAGACGGTCGGACTTCTCACGGAGCGTTCGTTTGAAATGATTGCAGGCATACTGGGCATTCTTAAATCTGGTGCTGCTTACCTTCCAATCGATCCAGGTTATCCGGCGGAACGGATTCAATATATGATTGATGACAGCGGAGCCGAACTTGTAATTCTTCACGGAGGCGTTCTTCCGTACACCTATGAAGGGAAGACCCTTACAATTGAGGAAGCTTTAGAGGAAAGCGATTCGTCCAATCTAGGTAGGATTTCCGGACCAGAAGACCTGGCTTATATTGTCTATACTTCAGGATCTACTGGGAAACCGAAAGGAAATCTGACTACCCATCGGAATGTCATCCGGACGATCATCAACAACGGCTATTTGGAAGTGAAAGAAACAGACACGTTCCTTCAGTTGTCCAATTATGCATTTGACGGTTCTACCTTTGATATTTATGCATCTCTTCTTCATGGAGCTCGGCTGGTGCTTGTTCCGAAGGAAACGGTTGGAGATGCCCTCCGGCTCTCGCGTCTAATCCAAGAAGAACAGGTAACAATTTCGTTCATGACAACAGCGCTATTCAACACGCTTGTGGATGTGGACCTTGAAAGCTTAAAGGGGCTACGAAAGCTTCTGTTTGGTGGCGAAATGGTGTCAGTCAAACATGTGCGAAAAGCATTGA
This sequence is a window from Bacillus pseudomycoides DSM 12442. Protein-coding genes within it:
- a CDS encoding tyrosine-type recombinase/integrase; amino-acid sequence: MNKKTHLIDVQPIRSKDQIEDMKWALKRHCSERDYILFTIGINTGLRVSDLLQLETHMILKLKRKRRKELKVKEGKTKKERIINLTSIFDEIYQYAQTVENTWLFPSRKGNQPISKIQAYRQLQKAGDFADVESIGTHTMRKTFGYWFYKQTKDVAMLQDILNHSTPQITLKYIGINKEEKDNILDTFQI
- a CDS encoding DUF3967 domain-containing protein, with the translated sequence MDKSENLGKEKPGYIAMTVKEVALCLDESPNVIRNWMKELRTYIPLEKNESGYNVFNEKALEQMKMVKQLHREQNYSIKQIEHYFATGGESIKPVPSKEVGEILAEELKSLKNEVSKLREYSEKQEEFNKLLIEQLQKQQDYIDNKLEKRDQKFLETIREVQETKLLTAATKPKGFFAKLFGK
- a CDS encoding SMI1/KNR4 family protein, which translates into the protein MLRKYYSKNNHLQPFFEEVNKYVDGIHTLNDGISLEDITILQNELNIQIPDIYKDFLQVYNGGELFIPGTVLSEIYIAAWGPKQRGGSYLNDSFKKERRPTGMPDMYLIIADLNYGDTICIDLESSNGYDATVIQWDRETNSVSRSWSGLVEWLMDTLDEGSLLVDYDGNEKDLDF
- a CDS encoding MarR family transcriptional regulator, translated to MTNTINLKQAEKNARLRDIEDSKILSEEEMQLANKLQAKAGSRGMKLVPEKKVKNKAKFVQLLQLNWEYLRQKDYMTGEEKIFLLDIQAYIGLHSNAIVDDITKKYASPLNITQIGEVLGTSRTKVSRVINSLVKKGILAKAESGVEGNNVKAYAIYVNPNIIYAGNRDDVQGALVTMFRKAMNNKTLKNLPNRLF
- a CDS encoding helix-turn-helix domain-containing protein; this translates as MNLGSQLKKFRESKNFSQEDVARKVGVTRQAVYKWESNKSYPDIDNLILLSELYEVTIDELIKGSEDVRGELDKKDKDECEDDDDENDFSFFIGIALIFIGIFIGIEGISLFLTILGMLIMVFYSDVKKAIINEFKIKRRPN
- a CDS encoding replication/maintenance protein RepL; translation: MTKQPFASSLLFFILEHMDNRNALACSYSVFEDYFAKSRMTIYRAIKILEENGFIDVLKMGTSNVYVVNENLAWTDKNTSKKFAKYDGKILVSKKENKDYQYRNQFDRFKALREREGIK
- a CDS encoding plasmid recombination protein translates to MSMSVSLKKATNKTNIKHNNRTISEKEKERNSHIDYSRSDENKYLVQKDLKELYQEEFGEALEKYNAKQKRSDRKIEDYYKHIQSSKKTSLQQEMIIQVGDLNDFIRNADYKRANEILLEWFKDFEKRNPNLKVYNAVIHNDETSPHMHLNFVPVASGYKRGLEKQVSFDRAIMQQDSALDKTRPFDDWREKEVKLLEKILKERGIERKLVGSNEYKDVNEYKEKKDLEREIQWLEEKIAKKKDELVKVSEQVPEKKMNLKSKKKEIKTEVKPKFIGKPDIIEKETGNYVYTPKQVKYLEDLVSAAVTVKKDYERLQTTDLVQENKNLREEVYQKTKENEQLKKELASATLEIGSLKGDIHYLKAHIRDLKANIKVLYQQTKKVFKEQFEAFRGLIKNELDIKGIDNQFEREHNREMKSKSKQKEHDMDRGR
- a CDS encoding AMP-binding protein, which gives rise to MANQIARSLVKQGVKRGQTVGLLTERSFEMIAGILGILKSGAAYLPIDPGYPAERIQYMIDDSGAELVILHGGVLPYTYEGKTLTIEEALEESDSSNLGRISGPEDLAYIVYTSGSTGKPKGNLTTHRNVIRTIINNGYLEVKETDTFLQLSNYAFDGSTFDIYASLLHGARLVLVPKETVGDALRLSRLIQEEQVTISFMTTALFNTLVDVDLESLKGLRKLLFGGEMVSVKHVRKALRAMGEDRLIHVYGPTETTVFATACPVTESMVDLHTVPIGKPISNTSVYILSRSGYLQPEG